The following coding sequences lie in one Rutidosis leptorrhynchoides isolate AG116_Rl617_1_P2 chromosome 6, CSIRO_AGI_Rlap_v1, whole genome shotgun sequence genomic window:
- the LOC139852578 gene encoding large ribosomal subunit protein uL3-like: MSHRKFEHPRHGSLGFLPRKRAARHRGKVKAFPKDDPTKPCKLTAFLGYKAGMTHIVREVEKPGSKLHKKETCEAVTIIETPPMVVVGLVGYVKTPRGLRTLNTVWAQHLSEDVKRRFYKNWCKSKKKVFSKYSLKYENDLGKKDIQSQLEKMKKYCNVIRVLAHTQIRKMKGLKQKKAHLMEIQVNGGDVAQKVDFGYGFFEKQIPIDAVFQKDEMIDIIGVTKGKGYEGVVTRWGVTRLPRKTHRGLRKVACIGAWHPARVSYTVARAGQNGYHHRTEMNKKIYKLGKVGQESHSALTEFDRTEKEITPMGGFPHYGIVKDDYLMIKGCCVGPKKRVVTLRQSLLNQTSRLALEDIKLKFIDTSSKFGHGRFQTSDEKLKAFGRMKA; the protein is encoded by the exons ATGTCTCATCGCAAGTTTGAACATCCAAGACATGGTTCATTGGGCTTTCTTCCCAGGAAGAGGGCTGCTCGCCACAGAGGAAAAG TGAAGGCATTCCCTAAAGATGATCCAACTAAACCGTGCAAATTGACTGCTTTCTTGGGTTACAAAGCTGGAATGACCCATATTGTTAGAGAAGTTGAAAAGCCCGGGTCAA AACTCCACAAGAAGGAAACTTGTGAAGCTGTGACAATCATTGAGACACCTCCAATGGTGGTTGTTGGGTTGGTGGGCTATGTTAAGACCCCCCGTGGTCTCCGTACTCTGAATACAGTGTGGGCCCAACATCTAAGTGAGGATGTCAAGAGGAGATTCTACAAGAACTGGTGCAAGTCAAAGAAGAAAGTCTTTTCTAAGTATTCACTGAAGTATGAAAATGACTTGGGAAAGAAAGATATCCAGTCGCAATTGGAGAAAATGAAGAAATACTGCAATGTCATTCGTGTTCTGGCACACACACAGATCAGAAAGATGAAAGGTCTGAAGCAAAAGAAGGCTCACTTGATGGAAATTCAAGTCAACGGTGGTGACGTGGCACAAAAAGTTGATTTCGGCTATGGTTTCTTTGAGAAGCAGATCCCTATTGATGCTGTGTTCCAAAAGGATGAAATGATTGACATCATTGGTGTGACTAAAGGTAAGGGTTACGAAGGTGTTGTGACCCGTTGGGGTGTGACCCGTTTGCCTAGAAAAACCCATCGTGGGCTCCGTAAGGTTGCTTGTATTGGAGCATGGCATCCAGCTAGGGTTTCATACACTGTTGCAAGAGCTGGACAGAATGGTTATCATCACAGGACTGAAATGAATAAGAAGATTTACAAACTCGGGAAGGTTGGTCAGGAGTCTCATTCCGCACTCACTGAATTCGACAG GACTGAGAAAGAAATAACTCCAATGGGAGGTTTTCCTCACTATGGTATTGTGAAAGATGATTATCTGATGATAAAGGGGTGCTGCGTGGGACCTAAGAAGCGTGTGGTGACTTTGAGGCAATCGTTGTTGAACCAGACCTCGAGGCTTGCTTTGGAGGATATTAAGCTTAAGTTCATTGACACATCGTCAAAGTTTGGGCATGGTCGTTTCCAAACTTCGGATGAGAAGTTGAAGGCATTTGGACGAATGAAAGCATAA